From Prionailurus viverrinus isolate Anna chromosome B2, UM_Priviv_1.0, whole genome shotgun sequence, the proteins below share one genomic window:
- the RXRB gene encoding retinoic acid receptor RXR-beta isoform X1: MSWAARPPFLPQRHAAGQCGPVGVRKEMHCGVASRWRRRRPWLDPAAAAAAAAAGEQQTPEPEPGEAGRDGMGDSGRDSRSPDSSSPNPLPQGAPPPSPPGLPLPPSAAPTLGGSGAPPPPPMPPPPLGSPFPVISSSMGSPGLPPPAPPGFSGPVSSPQVRGRGSLTASPLSFPCFPCDPRSLCELPHGPLTFQSSNPGRPVVLVRPLALPEINSTVSLPGGGSGPPEDVKPPVLGVRGLHCPPPPGGPGAGKRLCAICGDRSSGKHYGVYSCEGCKGFFKRTIRKDLTYSCRDNKDCTVDKRQRNRCQYCRYQKCLATGMKREAVQEERQRGKDKDGDGEGAGGAPEEMPVDRILEAELAVEQKSDQGVEGPGGTGGSGSSPNDPVTNICQAADKQLFTLVEWAKRIPHFSSLPLDDQVILLRAGWNELLIASFSHRSIDVRDGILLATGLHVHRNSAHSAGVGAIFDRSLSRVLTELVSKMRDMRMDKTELGCLRAIILFNPDAKGLSNPSEVEVLREKVYASLETYCKQKYPEQQGRFAKLLLRLPALRSIGLKCLEHLFFFKLIGDTPIDTFLMEMLEAPHQLA; this comes from the exons ATGTCTTGGGCTGCTCGCCCGCCCTTCCTCCCCCAGCGGCATGCCGCAGGGCAGTGTGGGCCGGTGGGGGTGCGAAAAGAAATGCATTGTGGGGTCGCCTCCCGGTGGCGGCGGCGACGGCCCTGGCTGGatcccgcggcggcggcggcggcggcagcagccgGAGAACAACAAACCCCGGAGCCGGAGCCAGGGGAGGCTGGACGGGACGGGATGGGCGACAGCGGGCGGG ACTCCCGAAGCCCAGACAGTTCCTCCCCGAATCCCCTTCCCCAGGgggcccctcccccttctcctcctggcCTACCCCTACCCCCTTCAGCAGCCCCAACCCTTGGAGGTTCcggggccccacccccacccccgatgCCACCCCCTCCACTGGGCTCCCCTTTCCCAGTCATCAGCTCTTCCATGGGGTCCCCTGGTCTGCCCCCTCCAGCTCCCCCAGGATTCTCCGGGCCTGTCAGCAGTCCCCAGGTGAGAGGTCGTGGCTCACTGACTGCCTCTCcactttcatttccttgttttccttgtGACCCCAGATCCTTGTGTGAACTTCCCCATGGCCCACTGACCTTCCAGTCCTCTAATCCTGGCAGGCCTGTGGTCCTTGTGAGACCCCTTGCCCTTCCTGAG ATTAACTCAACAGTGTCGCTCCCTGGGGGTGGGTCTGGCCCCCCTGAAGATGTGAAGCCACCAGTCTTAGGGGTCCGGGGCCTGCACTGTCCACCTCCTCCAGGTGGCCCTGGGGCTGGTAAACGGCTATGTGCAATCTGCGGGGACCGAAGCTCAG GCAAACACTACGGGGTTTACAGCTGTGAGGGCTGCAAAGGCTTCTTCAAGCGTACCATCCGTAAGGACCTGACCTACTCGTGCCGGGACAACAAGGACTGCACAGTGGACAAGCGCCAGCGAAACCGCTGTCAGTACTGCCGTTATCAGAAGTGCCTGGCCACTGGCATGAAGAGGGAGG cggtACAGGAGGAACGTCAGCGGGGGAAGGACAAGGacggggatggggagggggctgggggagccccCGAGGAGATGCCTGTGGACAGGATCCTGGAGGCAGAGCTTGCCGTGGAGCAGAAGAGTGACCAGGGCGTTGAGGGTCCTGGGGGAACCGGGGGTAGCGGCAGCAGC CCAAATGACCCCGTGACTAACATCTGTCAGGCAGCTGACAAACAGCTATTCACGCTTGTTGAGTGGGCGAAGAGGATCCcacatttttcttccttgcctctggaTGACCAGGTCATATTGCTACGGGCAG GCTGGAACGAGCTCCTCATTGCTTCCTTCTCCCACCGATCCATTGATGTCCGAGATGGCATCCTCCTCGCCACAGGTCTTCATGTGCACCGCAACTCAGCCCATTCTGCAGGCGTGGGAGCCATCTTTGATCG GTCCCTCTCCAGGGTGCTGACAGAGCTAGTGTCCAAAATGCGTGACATGAGGATGGACAAGACAGAGCTTGGCTGCCTGAGGGCAATCATTCTGTTCAATCCAG ATGCCAAGGGTCTCTCTAACCCCAGTGAGGTGGAGGTTCTGAGGGAGAAAGTGTATGCATCACTGGAGACCTACTGCAAACAGAAGTACCCTGAGCAGCAGGGACG GTTTGCCAAGCTGCTGCTACGTCTTCCTGCCCTCAGGTCCATCGGCCTTAAGTGTCTAGAACATCTGTTTTTCTTCAAGCTCATTGGAGACACCCCCATTGACACCTTCCTCATGGAGATGCTTGAGGCTCCCCACCAGCTGGCCTGA
- the RXRB gene encoding retinoic acid receptor RXR-beta isoform X2 — MSWAARPPFLPQRHAAGQCGPVGVRKEMHCGVASRWRRRRPWLDPAAAAAAAAAGEQQTPEPEPGEAGRDGMGDSGRDSRSPDSSSPNPLPQGAPPPSPPGLPLPPSAAPTLGGSGAPPPPPMPPPPLGSPFPVISSSMGSPGLPPPAPPGFSGPVSSPQVRGRGSLTASPLSFPCFPCDPRSLCELPHGPLTFQSSNPGRPVVLVRPLALPEINSTVSLPGGGSGPPEDVKPPVLGVRGLHCPPPPGGPGAGKRLCAICGDRSSGKHYGVYSCEGCKGFFKRTIRKDLTYSCRDNKDCTVDKRQRNRCQYCRYQKCLATGMKREAVQEERQRGKDKDGDGEGAGGAPEEMPVDRILEAELAVEQKSDQGVEGPGGTGGSGSSPNDPVTNICQAADKQLFTLVEWAKRIPHFSSLPLDDQVILLRAGWNELLIASFSHRSIDVRDGILLATGLHVHRNSAHSAGVGAIFDRVLTELVSKMRDMRMDKTELGCLRAIILFNPDAKGLSNPSEVEVLREKVYASLETYCKQKYPEQQGRFAKLLLRLPALRSIGLKCLEHLFFFKLIGDTPIDTFLMEMLEAPHQLA; from the exons ATGTCTTGGGCTGCTCGCCCGCCCTTCCTCCCCCAGCGGCATGCCGCAGGGCAGTGTGGGCCGGTGGGGGTGCGAAAAGAAATGCATTGTGGGGTCGCCTCCCGGTGGCGGCGGCGACGGCCCTGGCTGGatcccgcggcggcggcggcggcggcagcagccgGAGAACAACAAACCCCGGAGCCGGAGCCAGGGGAGGCTGGACGGGACGGGATGGGCGACAGCGGGCGGG ACTCCCGAAGCCCAGACAGTTCCTCCCCGAATCCCCTTCCCCAGGgggcccctcccccttctcctcctggcCTACCCCTACCCCCTTCAGCAGCCCCAACCCTTGGAGGTTCcggggccccacccccacccccgatgCCACCCCCTCCACTGGGCTCCCCTTTCCCAGTCATCAGCTCTTCCATGGGGTCCCCTGGTCTGCCCCCTCCAGCTCCCCCAGGATTCTCCGGGCCTGTCAGCAGTCCCCAGGTGAGAGGTCGTGGCTCACTGACTGCCTCTCcactttcatttccttgttttccttgtGACCCCAGATCCTTGTGTGAACTTCCCCATGGCCCACTGACCTTCCAGTCCTCTAATCCTGGCAGGCCTGTGGTCCTTGTGAGACCCCTTGCCCTTCCTGAG ATTAACTCAACAGTGTCGCTCCCTGGGGGTGGGTCTGGCCCCCCTGAAGATGTGAAGCCACCAGTCTTAGGGGTCCGGGGCCTGCACTGTCCACCTCCTCCAGGTGGCCCTGGGGCTGGTAAACGGCTATGTGCAATCTGCGGGGACCGAAGCTCAG GCAAACACTACGGGGTTTACAGCTGTGAGGGCTGCAAAGGCTTCTTCAAGCGTACCATCCGTAAGGACCTGACCTACTCGTGCCGGGACAACAAGGACTGCACAGTGGACAAGCGCCAGCGAAACCGCTGTCAGTACTGCCGTTATCAGAAGTGCCTGGCCACTGGCATGAAGAGGGAGG cggtACAGGAGGAACGTCAGCGGGGGAAGGACAAGGacggggatggggagggggctgggggagccccCGAGGAGATGCCTGTGGACAGGATCCTGGAGGCAGAGCTTGCCGTGGAGCAGAAGAGTGACCAGGGCGTTGAGGGTCCTGGGGGAACCGGGGGTAGCGGCAGCAGC CCAAATGACCCCGTGACTAACATCTGTCAGGCAGCTGACAAACAGCTATTCACGCTTGTTGAGTGGGCGAAGAGGATCCcacatttttcttccttgcctctggaTGACCAGGTCATATTGCTACGGGCAG GCTGGAACGAGCTCCTCATTGCTTCCTTCTCCCACCGATCCATTGATGTCCGAGATGGCATCCTCCTCGCCACAGGTCTTCATGTGCACCGCAACTCAGCCCATTCTGCAGGCGTGGGAGCCATCTTTGATCG GGTGCTGACAGAGCTAGTGTCCAAAATGCGTGACATGAGGATGGACAAGACAGAGCTTGGCTGCCTGAGGGCAATCATTCTGTTCAATCCAG ATGCCAAGGGTCTCTCTAACCCCAGTGAGGTGGAGGTTCTGAGGGAGAAAGTGTATGCATCACTGGAGACCTACTGCAAACAGAAGTACCCTGAGCAGCAGGGACG GTTTGCCAAGCTGCTGCTACGTCTTCCTGCCCTCAGGTCCATCGGCCTTAAGTGTCTAGAACATCTGTTTTTCTTCAAGCTCATTGGAGACACCCCCATTGACACCTTCCTCATGGAGATGCTTGAGGCTCCCCACCAGCTGGCCTGA
- the RXRB gene encoding retinoic acid receptor RXR-beta isoform X5, whose product MPQGSVGRWGCEKKCIVGSPPGGGGDGPGWIPRRRRRRQQPENNKPRSRSQGRLDGTGWATAGGINSTVSLPGGGSGPPEDVKPPVLGVRGLHCPPPPGGPGAGKRLCAICGDRSSGKHYGVYSCEGCKGFFKRTIRKDLTYSCRDNKDCTVDKRQRNRCQYCRYQKCLATGMKREAVQEERQRGKDKDGDGEGAGGAPEEMPVDRILEAELAVEQKSDQGVEGPGGTGGSGSSPNDPVTNICQAADKQLFTLVEWAKRIPHFSSLPLDDQVILLRAGWNELLIASFSHRSIDVRDGILLATGLHVHRNSAHSAGVGAIFDRSLSRVLTELVSKMRDMRMDKTELGCLRAIILFNPDAKGLSNPSEVEVLREKVYASLETYCKQKYPEQQGRFAKLLLRLPALRSIGLKCLEHLFFFKLIGDTPIDTFLMEMLEAPHQLA is encoded by the exons ATGCCGCAGGGCAGTGTGGGCCGGTGGGGGTGCGAAAAGAAATGCATTGTGGGGTCGCCTCCCGGTGGCGGCGGCGACGGCCCTGGCTGGatcccgcggcggcggcggcggcggcagcagccgGAGAACAACAAACCCCGGAGCCGGAGCCAGGGGAGGCTGGACGGGACGGGATGGGCGACAGCGGGCGGG ATTAACTCAACAGTGTCGCTCCCTGGGGGTGGGTCTGGCCCCCCTGAAGATGTGAAGCCACCAGTCTTAGGGGTCCGGGGCCTGCACTGTCCACCTCCTCCAGGTGGCCCTGGGGCTGGTAAACGGCTATGTGCAATCTGCGGGGACCGAAGCTCAG GCAAACACTACGGGGTTTACAGCTGTGAGGGCTGCAAAGGCTTCTTCAAGCGTACCATCCGTAAGGACCTGACCTACTCGTGCCGGGACAACAAGGACTGCACAGTGGACAAGCGCCAGCGAAACCGCTGTCAGTACTGCCGTTATCAGAAGTGCCTGGCCACTGGCATGAAGAGGGAGG cggtACAGGAGGAACGTCAGCGGGGGAAGGACAAGGacggggatggggagggggctgggggagccccCGAGGAGATGCCTGTGGACAGGATCCTGGAGGCAGAGCTTGCCGTGGAGCAGAAGAGTGACCAGGGCGTTGAGGGTCCTGGGGGAACCGGGGGTAGCGGCAGCAGC CCAAATGACCCCGTGACTAACATCTGTCAGGCAGCTGACAAACAGCTATTCACGCTTGTTGAGTGGGCGAAGAGGATCCcacatttttcttccttgcctctggaTGACCAGGTCATATTGCTACGGGCAG GCTGGAACGAGCTCCTCATTGCTTCCTTCTCCCACCGATCCATTGATGTCCGAGATGGCATCCTCCTCGCCACAGGTCTTCATGTGCACCGCAACTCAGCCCATTCTGCAGGCGTGGGAGCCATCTTTGATCG GTCCCTCTCCAGGGTGCTGACAGAGCTAGTGTCCAAAATGCGTGACATGAGGATGGACAAGACAGAGCTTGGCTGCCTGAGGGCAATCATTCTGTTCAATCCAG ATGCCAAGGGTCTCTCTAACCCCAGTGAGGTGGAGGTTCTGAGGGAGAAAGTGTATGCATCACTGGAGACCTACTGCAAACAGAAGTACCCTGAGCAGCAGGGACG GTTTGCCAAGCTGCTGCTACGTCTTCCTGCCCTCAGGTCCATCGGCCTTAAGTGTCTAGAACATCTGTTTTTCTTCAAGCTCATTGGAGACACCCCCATTGACACCTTCCTCATGGAGATGCTTGAGGCTCCCCACCAGCTGGCCTGA
- the RXRB gene encoding retinoic acid receptor RXR-beta isoform X4, which produces MSWAARPPFLPQRHAAGQCGPVGVRKEMHCGVASRWRRRRPWLDPAAAAAAAAAGEQQTPEPEPGEAGRDGMGDSGRDSRSPDSSSPNPLPQGAPPPSPPGLPLPPSAAPTLGGSGAPPPPPMPPPPLGSPFPVISSSMGSPGLPPPAPPGFSGPVSSPQINSTVSLPGGGSGPPEDVKPPVLGVRGLHCPPPPGGPGAGKRLCAICGDRSSGKHYGVYSCEGCKGFFKRTIRKDLTYSCRDNKDCTVDKRQRNRCQYCRYQKCLATGMKREAVQEERQRGKDKDGDGEGAGGAPEEMPVDRILEAELAVEQKSDQGVEGPGGTGGSGSSPNDPVTNICQAADKQLFTLVEWAKRIPHFSSLPLDDQVILLRAGWNELLIASFSHRSIDVRDGILLATGLHVHRNSAHSAGVGAIFDRVLTELVSKMRDMRMDKTELGCLRAIILFNPDAKGLSNPSEVEVLREKVYASLETYCKQKYPEQQGRFAKLLLRLPALRSIGLKCLEHLFFFKLIGDTPIDTFLMEMLEAPHQLA; this is translated from the exons ATGTCTTGGGCTGCTCGCCCGCCCTTCCTCCCCCAGCGGCATGCCGCAGGGCAGTGTGGGCCGGTGGGGGTGCGAAAAGAAATGCATTGTGGGGTCGCCTCCCGGTGGCGGCGGCGACGGCCCTGGCTGGatcccgcggcggcggcggcggcggcagcagccgGAGAACAACAAACCCCGGAGCCGGAGCCAGGGGAGGCTGGACGGGACGGGATGGGCGACAGCGGGCGGG ACTCCCGAAGCCCAGACAGTTCCTCCCCGAATCCCCTTCCCCAGGgggcccctcccccttctcctcctggcCTACCCCTACCCCCTTCAGCAGCCCCAACCCTTGGAGGTTCcggggccccacccccacccccgatgCCACCCCCTCCACTGGGCTCCCCTTTCCCAGTCATCAGCTCTTCCATGGGGTCCCCTGGTCTGCCCCCTCCAGCTCCCCCAGGATTCTCCGGGCCTGTCAGCAGTCCCCAG ATTAACTCAACAGTGTCGCTCCCTGGGGGTGGGTCTGGCCCCCCTGAAGATGTGAAGCCACCAGTCTTAGGGGTCCGGGGCCTGCACTGTCCACCTCCTCCAGGTGGCCCTGGGGCTGGTAAACGGCTATGTGCAATCTGCGGGGACCGAAGCTCAG GCAAACACTACGGGGTTTACAGCTGTGAGGGCTGCAAAGGCTTCTTCAAGCGTACCATCCGTAAGGACCTGACCTACTCGTGCCGGGACAACAAGGACTGCACAGTGGACAAGCGCCAGCGAAACCGCTGTCAGTACTGCCGTTATCAGAAGTGCCTGGCCACTGGCATGAAGAGGGAGG cggtACAGGAGGAACGTCAGCGGGGGAAGGACAAGGacggggatggggagggggctgggggagccccCGAGGAGATGCCTGTGGACAGGATCCTGGAGGCAGAGCTTGCCGTGGAGCAGAAGAGTGACCAGGGCGTTGAGGGTCCTGGGGGAACCGGGGGTAGCGGCAGCAGC CCAAATGACCCCGTGACTAACATCTGTCAGGCAGCTGACAAACAGCTATTCACGCTTGTTGAGTGGGCGAAGAGGATCCcacatttttcttccttgcctctggaTGACCAGGTCATATTGCTACGGGCAG GCTGGAACGAGCTCCTCATTGCTTCCTTCTCCCACCGATCCATTGATGTCCGAGATGGCATCCTCCTCGCCACAGGTCTTCATGTGCACCGCAACTCAGCCCATTCTGCAGGCGTGGGAGCCATCTTTGATCG GGTGCTGACAGAGCTAGTGTCCAAAATGCGTGACATGAGGATGGACAAGACAGAGCTTGGCTGCCTGAGGGCAATCATTCTGTTCAATCCAG ATGCCAAGGGTCTCTCTAACCCCAGTGAGGTGGAGGTTCTGAGGGAGAAAGTGTATGCATCACTGGAGACCTACTGCAAACAGAAGTACCCTGAGCAGCAGGGACG GTTTGCCAAGCTGCTGCTACGTCTTCCTGCCCTCAGGTCCATCGGCCTTAAGTGTCTAGAACATCTGTTTTTCTTCAAGCTCATTGGAGACACCCCCATTGACACCTTCCTCATGGAGATGCTTGAGGCTCCCCACCAGCTGGCCTGA
- the RXRB gene encoding retinoic acid receptor RXR-beta isoform X3: MSWAARPPFLPQRHAAGQCGPVGVRKEMHCGVASRWRRRRPWLDPAAAAAAAAAGEQQTPEPEPGEAGRDGMGDSGRDSRSPDSSSPNPLPQGAPPPSPPGLPLPPSAAPTLGGSGAPPPPPMPPPPLGSPFPVISSSMGSPGLPPPAPPGFSGPVSSPQINSTVSLPGGGSGPPEDVKPPVLGVRGLHCPPPPGGPGAGKRLCAICGDRSSGKHYGVYSCEGCKGFFKRTIRKDLTYSCRDNKDCTVDKRQRNRCQYCRYQKCLATGMKREAVQEERQRGKDKDGDGEGAGGAPEEMPVDRILEAELAVEQKSDQGVEGPGGTGGSGSSPNDPVTNICQAADKQLFTLVEWAKRIPHFSSLPLDDQVILLRAGWNELLIASFSHRSIDVRDGILLATGLHVHRNSAHSAGVGAIFDRSLSRVLTELVSKMRDMRMDKTELGCLRAIILFNPDAKGLSNPSEVEVLREKVYASLETYCKQKYPEQQGRFAKLLLRLPALRSIGLKCLEHLFFFKLIGDTPIDTFLMEMLEAPHQLA; encoded by the exons ATGTCTTGGGCTGCTCGCCCGCCCTTCCTCCCCCAGCGGCATGCCGCAGGGCAGTGTGGGCCGGTGGGGGTGCGAAAAGAAATGCATTGTGGGGTCGCCTCCCGGTGGCGGCGGCGACGGCCCTGGCTGGatcccgcggcggcggcggcggcggcagcagccgGAGAACAACAAACCCCGGAGCCGGAGCCAGGGGAGGCTGGACGGGACGGGATGGGCGACAGCGGGCGGG ACTCCCGAAGCCCAGACAGTTCCTCCCCGAATCCCCTTCCCCAGGgggcccctcccccttctcctcctggcCTACCCCTACCCCCTTCAGCAGCCCCAACCCTTGGAGGTTCcggggccccacccccacccccgatgCCACCCCCTCCACTGGGCTCCCCTTTCCCAGTCATCAGCTCTTCCATGGGGTCCCCTGGTCTGCCCCCTCCAGCTCCCCCAGGATTCTCCGGGCCTGTCAGCAGTCCCCAG ATTAACTCAACAGTGTCGCTCCCTGGGGGTGGGTCTGGCCCCCCTGAAGATGTGAAGCCACCAGTCTTAGGGGTCCGGGGCCTGCACTGTCCACCTCCTCCAGGTGGCCCTGGGGCTGGTAAACGGCTATGTGCAATCTGCGGGGACCGAAGCTCAG GCAAACACTACGGGGTTTACAGCTGTGAGGGCTGCAAAGGCTTCTTCAAGCGTACCATCCGTAAGGACCTGACCTACTCGTGCCGGGACAACAAGGACTGCACAGTGGACAAGCGCCAGCGAAACCGCTGTCAGTACTGCCGTTATCAGAAGTGCCTGGCCACTGGCATGAAGAGGGAGG cggtACAGGAGGAACGTCAGCGGGGGAAGGACAAGGacggggatggggagggggctgggggagccccCGAGGAGATGCCTGTGGACAGGATCCTGGAGGCAGAGCTTGCCGTGGAGCAGAAGAGTGACCAGGGCGTTGAGGGTCCTGGGGGAACCGGGGGTAGCGGCAGCAGC CCAAATGACCCCGTGACTAACATCTGTCAGGCAGCTGACAAACAGCTATTCACGCTTGTTGAGTGGGCGAAGAGGATCCcacatttttcttccttgcctctggaTGACCAGGTCATATTGCTACGGGCAG GCTGGAACGAGCTCCTCATTGCTTCCTTCTCCCACCGATCCATTGATGTCCGAGATGGCATCCTCCTCGCCACAGGTCTTCATGTGCACCGCAACTCAGCCCATTCTGCAGGCGTGGGAGCCATCTTTGATCG GTCCCTCTCCAGGGTGCTGACAGAGCTAGTGTCCAAAATGCGTGACATGAGGATGGACAAGACAGAGCTTGGCTGCCTGAGGGCAATCATTCTGTTCAATCCAG ATGCCAAGGGTCTCTCTAACCCCAGTGAGGTGGAGGTTCTGAGGGAGAAAGTGTATGCATCACTGGAGACCTACTGCAAACAGAAGTACCCTGAGCAGCAGGGACG GTTTGCCAAGCTGCTGCTACGTCTTCCTGCCCTCAGGTCCATCGGCCTTAAGTGTCTAGAACATCTGTTTTTCTTCAAGCTCATTGGAGACACCCCCATTGACACCTTCCTCATGGAGATGCTTGAGGCTCCCCACCAGCTGGCCTGA
- the SLC39A7 gene encoding zinc transporter SLC39A7 isoform X1, producing the protein MARGLGAPHWVAMGLLTWAALGLLVAGHGGHGDLHQDLHEDFHGHSHRRSQEDFHHGHSHAHGHGHTHESIWHGHTHGHEHGHSHEDLHHGHSHGQSHETLYHRGHGHDHEHSHGGYGESGAPGIKQDLDTVTLWAYALGATVLISAAPFFVLFLIPVESNSPRHRSLLQILLSFASGGLLGDAFLHLIPHALEPHSHHPQEQPGHGHSHSGQGPILSVGLWVLSGIVAFLVVEKFVRHVKGGHGHSHGHGHAHGHTQGGHGHGRQERSSKEKQSSEEEEKEAGGSRKRRGGSTGLKDGPVRPQNSEEEKKGSDLRVSGYLNLAADLAHNFTDGLAIGASFRGGWGLGILTTMTVLLHEVPHEVGDFAILVQSGCSKKQAMRLQLLTAIGALAGTACALLTEGGAVGSEVASGTGPGWVLPFTAGGFIYVATVSVLPELLREASPLQSLLEVLGLLGGVVMMVLIAHLE; encoded by the exons ATGGCCAGGGGCCTGGGGGCTCCCCACTGGGTGGCCATGGGACTGCTGACCTGGGCGGCCTTGGGGCTGCTAGTGGCCGGACACGGGGGTCATGGCGACCTGCACCAGGACCTGCACGAAGACTTCCATGGCCACAGCCACAGGCGCTCACAAGAGGATTTTCACCATGGACACAGTCATGCCCATGGCCATGGCCACACTCACGAGAGCATCTGGCATGGGCATACCCACGGTCACGAACATGGACATTCACATGAGGATTTGCACCATGGCCATAGCCATGGCCAATCCCATGAGACCCTCTACCACAGAGGACATGGACATGACCATGAGCACAGCCATGGAGGCTATGGGGAGTCTGGGGCTCCAGGCATCAAGCAGGACCTGGATACTGTCACTCTCTGGGCCTAT GCACTGGGGGCCACAGTGCTGATCTCCGCAGCTCCATTTTTTGTCCTCTTCCTTATCCCTGTGGAATCAAACTCCCCCCGCCACCGCTCTCTGCTCCAGATCTTGCTCAGTTTTGCTTCCGGTGGGCTCCTGGGAGATGCCTTTCTGCACCTCATTCCTCATGCCCTGG AACCTCATTCTCACCACCCTCAGGAGCAGCCTGGACATGGACACTCCCACAGTG GCCAGGGACCCATTCTGTCTGTGGGACTGTGGGTCCTCAGTGGAATTGTTGCCTTTCTTGTGGTGGAGAAATTTGTGAGACATGTGAAAGGAGGACATGGACACAGTCACGGACATGGACACGCTCATGGTCACACACAGGGAGGTCATGGGCATGGAAGACAGG AGCGTTCTTCAAAGGAGAAACAGAgctcagaggaagaagaaaaggaagcaggtgGGTCtcggaagaggagaggagggagcacAGGGCTCAAAGATGGGCCAGTGAGACCTCAGAattctgaagaggaaaaaaaaggttcaG ATCTGCGTGTATCAGGGTACCTGAATCTGGCTGCTGACCTGGCACACAACTTCACAGATGGTCTGGCTATTGGTGCTTCATTTAGAGGAGGTTGGGGGCTAGGGATCCTGACCACAATGACTGTTCTGCTACATGAAGTGCCGCATGAAGTTGGGGACTTTGCCATCCTGGTCCAGTCTGGGTGCAGCAAAAAACAG GCGATGCGTCTGCAACTACTGACGGCAATAGGGGCACTGGCAGGCACAGCCTGTGCCCTCCTAACTGAAGGAGGGGCAGTGGGCAGTGAAGTTGCAAGTGGTACAGGTCCTGGCTGGGTTCTGCCATTCACTGCAGGTGGCTTCATCTATGTAGCAACGGTGTCCGTGTTGCCTGAGCTGTTGAGGGAGGCATCACCATTGCAGTCACTTCTGGAGGTGCTGGGGCTGCTAGGGGGAGTTGTCATGATGGTGCTGATTGCCCACCTCGAGTGA
- the SLC39A7 gene encoding zinc transporter SLC39A7 isoform X2, with translation MATCTRTCTKTSMATATVLISAAPFFVLFLIPVESNSPRHRSLLQILLSFASGGLLGDAFLHLIPHALEPHSHHPQEQPGHGHSHSGQGPILSVGLWVLSGIVAFLVVEKFVRHVKGGHGHSHGHGHAHGHTQGGHGHGRQERSSKEKQSSEEEEKEAGGSRKRRGGSTGLKDGPVRPQNSEEEKKGSDLRVSGYLNLAADLAHNFTDGLAIGASFRGGWGLGILTTMTVLLHEVPHEVGDFAILVQSGCSKKQAMRLQLLTAIGALAGTACALLTEGGAVGSEVASGTGPGWVLPFTAGGFIYVATVSVLPELLREASPLQSLLEVLGLLGGVVMMVLIAHLE, from the exons ATGGCGACCTGCACCAGGACCTGCACGAAGACTTCCATGGCCACAGCCACAG TGCTGATCTCCGCAGCTCCATTTTTTGTCCTCTTCCTTATCCCTGTGGAATCAAACTCCCCCCGCCACCGCTCTCTGCTCCAGATCTTGCTCAGTTTTGCTTCCGGTGGGCTCCTGGGAGATGCCTTTCTGCACCTCATTCCTCATGCCCTGG AACCTCATTCTCACCACCCTCAGGAGCAGCCTGGACATGGACACTCCCACAGTG GCCAGGGACCCATTCTGTCTGTGGGACTGTGGGTCCTCAGTGGAATTGTTGCCTTTCTTGTGGTGGAGAAATTTGTGAGACATGTGAAAGGAGGACATGGACACAGTCACGGACATGGACACGCTCATGGTCACACACAGGGAGGTCATGGGCATGGAAGACAGG AGCGTTCTTCAAAGGAGAAACAGAgctcagaggaagaagaaaaggaagcaggtgGGTCtcggaagaggagaggagggagcacAGGGCTCAAAGATGGGCCAGTGAGACCTCAGAattctgaagaggaaaaaaaaggttcaG ATCTGCGTGTATCAGGGTACCTGAATCTGGCTGCTGACCTGGCACACAACTTCACAGATGGTCTGGCTATTGGTGCTTCATTTAGAGGAGGTTGGGGGCTAGGGATCCTGACCACAATGACTGTTCTGCTACATGAAGTGCCGCATGAAGTTGGGGACTTTGCCATCCTGGTCCAGTCTGGGTGCAGCAAAAAACAG GCGATGCGTCTGCAACTACTGACGGCAATAGGGGCACTGGCAGGCACAGCCTGTGCCCTCCTAACTGAAGGAGGGGCAGTGGGCAGTGAAGTTGCAAGTGGTACAGGTCCTGGCTGGGTTCTGCCATTCACTGCAGGTGGCTTCATCTATGTAGCAACGGTGTCCGTGTTGCCTGAGCTGTTGAGGGAGGCATCACCATTGCAGTCACTTCTGGAGGTGCTGGGGCTGCTAGGGGGAGTTGTCATGATGGTGCTGATTGCCCACCTCGAGTGA